From a single Methylosinus sp. H3A genomic region:
- the tssH gene encoding type VI secretion system ATPase TssH, producing the protein MTDIGLETVTGKLNLVGFETIAKAHRQAKSLGNRYVELAHWLLHMLEKTDSDVDIVADHFNLDRAKLLIDVERAIDGLTPSQTESPYYSGAVIEALDRGWHYSTLFFAEAQIRTGHVLVGVLKTERLRTALLSVSREFGKIAVDALLDEHKKILARSDEENLRPIDGSGLAPSAGPTGESRGQTALDRFSQDLTARARSGEMDRILGRDEEIRKIVDVLMRRRQNNPILTGEAGVGKTAVVEGFAQAIVSGDVPPPLRGVTLRALDVGLLQAGASMKGEFEQRLRSVIDEVQKSPKPIILFIDEAHTLIGAGGAAGTGDAANLLKPALARGTLRTIAATTWSEYRQYFEKDPALTRRFQPIQIDEPDAARAASMLRGILVPMEKHHGVRISDAAITAAVALSQRYIPARQLPDKAVSLLDTASARVAISQSTTPAAIADKRVEIDHLAQEKAALLADRDLGADTRARVNEIDDAIAAAKDKLGLLENAWSQEKSIVDEVRSLREILAQTQEESAQESERVKLGEKLGALAALDPETRAIYPHVDEQAVAAVVSDWTGIPVGRMVKDEIENILRLPEILNKRVVGQSHGLAMISKRIETNRARLDNPNKPIGVFMLCGPSGVGKTETALALAEAIYGGEQNIITINMSEFQEAHTVSTLKGAPPGYVGYGEGGRLTEAVRRKPYSVVLLDEIEKAHPDVHEIFFQVFDKGQMEDGSGRRIDFKNTLIILTSNVGTDLIMELGADPAYHDDPEALSAALRPELQRVFPPALLGRIVVIPYFPLSPEMLSGIVRLQLNRIGKRIEENHKAVFVYDDAVVDHIVAQCNDPDSGGRIIDNIITNTLLPSLSREFLTRSLAKEELREARVTVSDGAFGYEWR; encoded by the coding sequence ATGACCGATATTGGACTCGAGACAGTCACCGGCAAGCTCAATCTCGTCGGATTCGAAACGATCGCCAAAGCGCATCGACAGGCCAAGAGTCTCGGCAATCGCTATGTGGAGCTCGCCCATTGGCTGCTGCATATGCTCGAGAAGACCGACTCGGACGTCGACATCGTCGCCGATCATTTCAATCTCGACCGCGCCAAGCTGCTGATAGATGTGGAGCGCGCCATAGACGGGCTGACGCCGAGCCAGACGGAATCGCCCTATTATTCGGGCGCGGTGATCGAGGCGCTCGACCGCGGCTGGCACTATTCCACTCTGTTCTTCGCCGAGGCGCAGATTCGCACCGGCCATGTGCTCGTCGGCGTGCTGAAGACCGAGCGTTTGCGCACTGCGCTGCTCTCCGTCTCGCGGGAGTTCGGCAAGATCGCCGTCGACGCGCTGCTCGACGAGCACAAGAAGATTCTCGCGCGCTCGGACGAGGAGAATCTGCGGCCGATCGACGGCAGCGGACTCGCGCCGAGCGCCGGCCCCACTGGCGAGTCGCGCGGCCAGACCGCGCTCGATCGCTTCTCGCAGGATTTGACCGCCAGAGCGCGCTCCGGCGAGATGGACCGCATCCTTGGCCGCGACGAGGAAATTCGAAAAATCGTAGATGTGCTGATGCGTCGGCGGCAGAATAATCCGATCCTCACCGGCGAGGCGGGCGTCGGCAAGACGGCGGTGGTGGAAGGATTCGCGCAGGCGATCGTCTCTGGCGACGTGCCGCCGCCTTTGCGCGGCGTCACTCTGCGCGCGCTCGACGTCGGCCTGTTGCAAGCCGGCGCCTCGATGAAGGGCGAGTTCGAGCAGCGCCTGCGCTCCGTCATCGACGAGGTGCAGAAGTCTCCGAAGCCGATTATTCTCTTCATCGACGAGGCGCATACGCTGATCGGCGCCGGCGGCGCGGCCGGCACGGGCGACGCCGCCAATCTGCTGAAGCCGGCCCTCGCGCGCGGAACTTTGCGCACCATCGCCGCGACGACCTGGAGCGAATATCGCCAATATTTCGAGAAAGACCCGGCGTTGACGCGGCGCTTTCAGCCGATCCAGATCGACGAGCCGGACGCCGCGCGCGCCGCTTCCATGCTGCGCGGCATTCTCGTGCCCATGGAGAAGCATCATGGCGTGCGTATTTCCGACGCGGCCATCACCGCCGCCGTCGCTCTGTCGCAACGCTACATTCCGGCGCGGCAATTGCCGGACAAGGCGGTGAGCCTGCTCGACACGGCGAGCGCGCGCGTCGCCATCAGCCAATCGACGACGCCGGCCGCCATCGCCGACAAGCGCGTCGAGATCGACCATCTCGCGCAGGAGAAGGCGGCGCTGCTCGCCGACCGCGATCTCGGCGCCGACACACGCGCGCGGGTGAATGAGATCGACGACGCGATAGCGGCGGCGAAGGACAAGCTCGGCCTGCTCGAGAACGCCTGGAGCCAAGAAAAATCCATCGTCGACGAGGTGCGCTCGCTACGCGAGATTCTCGCGCAGACGCAAGAGGAGAGCGCGCAGGAGAGCGAGCGCGTGAAGCTCGGCGAGAAGCTCGGCGCATTGGCCGCGCTAGATCCCGAGACGCGCGCCATCTATCCGCATGTCGACGAGCAGGCGGTCGCCGCCGTCGTGTCAGACTGGACCGGCATTCCGGTCGGCCGCATGGTGAAGGACGAGATCGAGAACATCCTTCGTCTGCCAGAGATTTTGAACAAGCGGGTCGTCGGCCAGAGCCACGGCCTCGCGATGATCTCCAAACGCATCGAGACCAATCGCGCGCGGCTCGACAATCCCAATAAGCCGATCGGCGTGTTCATGCTCTGCGGCCCTTCCGGCGTCGGCAAGACGGAGACGGCGCTGGCGCTCGCCGAGGCCATCTATGGCGGCGAGCAGAACATCATCACCATCAACATGTCCGAGTTTCAGGAGGCGCACACCGTCTCCACGCTGAAGGGTGCGCCCCCCGGCTATGTCGGCTATGGCGAAGGCGGCCGCCTCACCGAGGCGGTGCGGCGCAAGCCCTATAGCGTCGTGCTGCTTGACGAGATCGAGAAAGCGCACCCGGACGTGCATGAGATTTTCTTCCAGGTCTTCGACAAGGGACAGATGGAGGATGGCTCCGGACGGCGCATCGATTTCAAGAACACGCTGATCATCCTCACCTCCAATGTCGGCACCGATCTCATCATGGAGCTCGGCGCCGATCCCGCTTATCACGACGATCCGGAAGCGCTCTCCGCCGCGCTGCGGCCGGAGCTGCAGCGCGTCTTCCCGCCTGCGTTGCTCGGGCGCATCGTCGTCATTCCTTATTTCCCGCTCTCGCCGGAAATGTTGTCGGGCATTGTGCGCCTGCAATTGAACCGCATCGGCAAGCGCATCGAAGAAAATCACAAGGCCGTCTTCGTCTATGACGACGCCGTGGTCGATCACATCGTCGCGCAATGCAATGATCCGGATTCCGGCGGGCGCATCATCGACAACATCATCACCAACACGCTGCTGCCCTCGCTCTCGCGCGAATTTTTGACGCGCTCGCTGGCGAAGGAGGAATTGCGCGAGGCGCGGGTGACCGTGTCCGACGGCGCCTTTGGATATGAGTGGCGATGA
- the tssF gene encoding type VI secretion system baseplate subunit TssF, producing MNREFLDLYNRELDLFYEHAAEFAEEYPEIAKRLGGLIRDRADPMAAGLLEGAAFLAARVQLKIKHEFPEFANNLLEQLVPHYLAPTPSSLLVKALPQYGDSALADGRLFPRGSQIDATYVEADKEIACRYTLTAPIRLWPFYVKSAEYYTSAAALQPLKINVRRETVAGMRITLVVATSSDPADELREKAAPPQPWSLFSDNKATELPFYLAGAEAHANAIYEQIFGHCTGVWFRYVDANNDATVIEAPKDCLRQLGMDEQESLLPRDDRIFRGFDLLHEYFMFSRKFLGFELALDREKVTSRLLSRVIDIVIGFDEVNTALAASVQKDMFALYAAPAVNLFEMATDRVPVKANQHEYHVIPDKSRYLVYEPHRLIDVFAHFPGNAEKRPVRPLYASSTDLREKNALQYTIRRAPRRRTIEEKRYGPAGNYFGTDLFISLSDTGSLSDENSGVTELSIRALCSNRHLPEHLPIGQNRVDFRLADDVELDLVCIAGPTRPGEPLVSYQRRRAETSHTGAVSWRLINMLSLNHLGLTEREAGENARALREILTTFTEPNDAAGERRVRGVLSVESRPVVRRIRCGGGVGPARGTEVTVTLDEKAFEGTGAFLLGAILDRFYCEYAAFNHFTQLVLRTTERGEIMRWPARLGARRAL from the coding sequence GCACGCCGCCGAATTCGCGGAAGAATATCCGGAGATCGCCAAGCGGCTCGGCGGGCTCATCCGCGACCGCGCCGATCCGATGGCGGCCGGCCTGCTGGAAGGCGCGGCTTTTCTCGCGGCGCGCGTGCAATTGAAGATCAAGCACGAGTTTCCCGAATTCGCCAATAATCTCCTCGAGCAGCTGGTTCCGCATTATCTCGCGCCGACGCCCTCGTCGCTGCTCGTGAAGGCGCTGCCGCAATATGGCGATTCGGCACTCGCCGATGGACGCTTGTTTCCGCGCGGCTCGCAGATCGACGCGACCTATGTCGAGGCCGACAAGGAGATCGCCTGCCGCTACACTCTGACCGCGCCGATCCGGCTCTGGCCCTTCTACGTAAAGTCGGCGGAATATTATACGAGCGCCGCGGCGCTGCAGCCGCTCAAGATCAATGTGCGACGGGAGACGGTCGCCGGCATGCGCATCACGCTCGTCGTCGCGACGAGTTCCGATCCCGCCGACGAGCTGCGCGAGAAAGCCGCGCCCCCCCAGCCCTGGTCGCTGTTCAGCGATAATAAGGCGACCGAGCTGCCCTTCTATCTCGCCGGCGCCGAAGCGCACGCCAATGCGATCTATGAGCAGATTTTCGGCCATTGCACCGGCGTGTGGTTCCGTTACGTCGACGCCAACAATGACGCCACGGTGATCGAGGCGCCGAAGGACTGTCTTCGCCAGCTCGGCATGGACGAGCAGGAATCACTTCTGCCGAGAGACGACCGTATTTTCCGCGGCTTCGATCTCCTGCATGAATATTTCATGTTCTCGCGAAAATTCTTGGGGTTCGAGCTCGCGCTCGACCGGGAGAAAGTCACGAGCCGCTTGCTCTCACGCGTCATCGACATCGTGATCGGCTTCGACGAGGTCAACACCGCGCTCGCCGCCAGCGTGCAGAAGGACATGTTCGCGCTCTATGCGGCGCCGGCGGTCAATCTCTTCGAAATGGCGACCGACCGCGTCCCCGTCAAAGCCAATCAGCACGAATATCACGTCATTCCCGACAAGAGCCGCTATCTCGTCTACGAGCCGCATCGGCTCATCGACGTCTTCGCGCATTTTCCCGGCAACGCCGAAAAGCGGCCGGTGCGGCCGCTCTACGCCTCTTCGACCGATCTGCGCGAGAAGAACGCTTTGCAATATACGATTCGCCGCGCGCCGCGGCGGCGAACGATCGAAGAAAAGCGCTATGGTCCGGCCGGCAATTATTTCGGAACCGATCTCTTCATCTCGCTGAGCGACACGGGCTCCTTGTCGGATGAAAACTCCGGCGTCACCGAATTGAGCATTCGCGCGCTGTGCTCGAACAGGCATCTGCCCGAGCATCTGCCGATCGGACAGAACCGCGTCGATTTTCGGCTCGCCGATGATGTCGAGCTCGATCTCGTCTGCATCGCCGGCCCGACGCGGCCCGGCGAGCCGCTCGTCTCCTATCAGCGACGGCGCGCGGAGACCTCGCATACAGGCGCCGTCTCCTGGCGGCTCATCAATATGCTGAGCCTCAATCATCTCGGCCTCACCGAAAGAGAGGCCGGCGAGAATGCGCGGGCGCTGCGCGAAATATTGACGACATTCACCGAGCCCAATGACGCCGCCGGCGAAAGACGCGTCCGCGGCGTGCTGTCGGTAGAGAGCCGGCCGGTGGTCAGGCGCATTCGCTGCGGCGGCGGCGTCGGTCCGGCGCGCGGCACGGAAGTCACCGTCACTCTGGATGAAAAAGCCTTCGAGGGAACCGGCGCTTTTCTGCTCGGCGCGATCCTCGATCGCTTCTATTGCGAATACGCCGCCTTCAACCATTTCACACAGCTCGTCCTGCGCACGACCGAGCGCGGCGAGATCATGCGCTGGCCGGCGCGGCTCGGCGCGCGGAGGGCGCTTTGA
- the tssG gene encoding type VI secretion system baseplate subunit TssG, whose protein sequence is MNYFDGLKREPWRFDFLDMMRRVERSLGERLSGDGVFAQPRPRIGDSATRRDEVVRLRAEEFAKEVAISFGQEAWMAFPGSTVREITPRWNRPLARSESLARAETPADRAHVVSAFLGLLGPQGPLPYHLTEEAYAFVQNEDASFVHFLDLFNNRFIQLFFRVWADARPIVQADRPEYDRFGAYVTSVVGVGSPAFDTTRARHDGERRATCIPEGVGLFAGLLAPQVKSASRLRQAIRGLLRVESEIDEFIGSWLEFDDRERSILGGRNSTLGTDFLVGAASFSVQDKIRVRLFVADMEQYRRFLPIGDDCDRLVDLLFFYVGDEIDWDVELAVPARCVEPIRLSADSAAGPTGGARLGWTSWLVDDSASKKDGYRADARFQPAERKRREREMARREAEATNPS, encoded by the coding sequence TTGAATTATTTCGACGGGCTGAAGCGCGAGCCCTGGCGCTTCGATTTTCTCGACATGATGCGCCGCGTCGAGCGCAGCCTCGGCGAGCGCCTTTCCGGCGACGGGGTCTTCGCGCAGCCGCGCCCGCGCATCGGCGACAGCGCCACGCGGCGCGACGAGGTGGTGCGCTTGCGCGCGGAGGAGTTCGCGAAAGAGGTCGCGATCTCCTTCGGGCAGGAGGCCTGGATGGCTTTTCCCGGCTCGACCGTCCGCGAGATCACGCCGCGCTGGAACAGGCCGCTCGCTCGCTCCGAGAGTCTCGCGCGGGCGGAGACGCCGGCGGACCGCGCGCATGTCGTCTCCGCCTTTCTCGGCCTGCTCGGCCCGCAGGGCCCGCTACCCTATCATTTGACGGAAGAAGCCTACGCCTTTGTCCAGAACGAGGACGCGTCCTTCGTCCATTTCCTCGATCTCTTCAACAATCGCTTCATCCAATTGTTCTTTCGCGTTTGGGCGGATGCGCGGCCGATCGTTCAGGCCGACCGGCCGGAATATGATCGTTTCGGCGCCTATGTGACCTCTGTGGTCGGCGTCGGCTCGCCCGCCTTCGACACGACGCGCGCGCGACACGACGGGGAACGCCGCGCCACCTGCATACCCGAGGGTGTCGGCCTCTTCGCCGGCTTGCTCGCGCCGCAGGTCAAATCCGCCTCGCGCCTGCGCCAGGCGATCCGCGGACTGCTTCGCGTCGAATCGGAGATCGACGAATTCATCGGCTCCTGGCTCGAATTCGATGATCGGGAGCGCTCCATCCTCGGCGGCCGCAACAGCACGCTCGGAACGGATTTCCTGGTCGGCGCCGCATCGTTCAGCGTGCAGGACAAGATCCGCGTCCGCCTGTTCGTCGCCGATATGGAGCAATATCGCCGCTTCCTGCCGATCGGCGACGATTGTGACCGCCTCGTCGACCTCCTGTTTTTTTATGTCGGCGACGAGATCGACTGGGACGTCGAGCTCGCAGTGCCGGCGCGCTGCGTCGAGCCGATCAGGCTCTCCGCCGATTCCGCCGCGGGCCCCACAGGCGGCGCGCGTCTCGGCTGGACGAGCTGGCTGGTCGACGACAGCGCATCGAAGAAAGACGGCTATCGCGCCGACGCGCGCTTCCAACCGGCGGAACGCAAAAGGCGCGAACGAGAAATGGCCAGACGCGAAGCGGAGGCGACGAACCCATCATGA